The following are from one region of the Cloacibacterium sp. TD35 genome:
- a CDS encoding glucoamylase family protein produces MKKIIIFLFASFTLSSCQSQKTVTETKNTETSKLTDQQLMDKVQKDALKYFWNYAEPNSLLGRERYHEDNIYPQNDKHVVTTGGSGFGLATVLVGVERGFIPRDEAVKRLNTMMDFLAKADRFHGAWSHWINGETGKVVPFGRKDNGGDLVETAFLTSGILMVREYFKDGNAEEKALAQKCDELWKGIEWNWYTKGGEKVLYWHWSPEYQWEMNFPLQGYNECLITYILAASSPTHAIDAETYYQGWTRNGTYLTDKSKYGLPLYVKHNYSEEYGGPLFWAHYSYIGLDPTGLSDRLIKNYFDLNKNQVLIDYQYCVENPKDWKGYGENYWGLTASYTRNNDGGVGYTAHQPTEDRGVITPTAALSSFPYSPKESMKFLRFMYTQKPEFIGSAGPFDATSIHYDNWFTPRYLAIDQGTIAPMIENYRTGFLWKLFMNAPEIKQGLKKLEFKSEKYNIK; encoded by the coding sequence ATGAAAAAAATAATCATATTTCTTTTTGCAAGTTTCACTTTGAGTTCTTGTCAGTCTCAAAAAACCGTGACTGAGACCAAGAATACAGAAACTTCAAAATTAACAGACCAACAATTAATGGATAAGGTTCAAAAAGATGCACTCAAATATTTTTGGAACTATGCAGAACCTAATTCATTGCTGGGAAGAGAACGTTATCACGAAGACAATATCTACCCTCAAAATGATAAACATGTAGTTACTACAGGTGGTTCAGGTTTTGGTTTAGCCACCGTTTTGGTAGGAGTAGAAAGAGGCTTTATTCCAAGAGACGAAGCCGTGAAAAGACTCAATACCATGATGGATTTCTTAGCCAAAGCAGATCGTTTTCACGGAGCATGGAGTCATTGGATTAATGGAGAAACCGGAAAAGTAGTTCCTTTTGGCAGAAAAGACAATGGTGGAGATTTAGTAGAAACCGCTTTTCTCACTTCAGGGATTTTAATGGTTCGCGAATATTTTAAAGATGGTAATGCAGAAGAAAAAGCATTGGCTCAAAAATGTGACGAACTTTGGAAAGGAATTGAATGGAATTGGTACACCAAAGGTGGCGAAAAAGTGTTGTATTGGCATTGGTCACCAGAATATCAGTGGGAGATGAATTTCCCATTGCAAGGTTATAATGAATGTCTGATTACCTATATTTTAGCAGCTTCATCGCCTACTCATGCTATAGATGCAGAAACTTATTATCAAGGCTGGACTAGAAACGGAACCTACCTTACAGATAAGTCTAAGTACGGACTTCCGCTTTATGTGAAACACAATTATTCTGAGGAATATGGAGGTCCTTTATTTTGGGCACATTATTCGTACATTGGTTTAGACCCAACTGGTTTAAGTGATAGACTTATCAAAAATTATTTTGATTTGAATAAAAACCAAGTGCTCATTGATTATCAATATTGTGTAGAAAATCCTAAAGATTGGAAAGGATATGGCGAAAATTATTGGGGACTTACCGCAAGTTACACCAGAAATAATGATGGTGGAGTAGGTTATACCGCGCATCAGCCCACTGAAGATAGAGGTGTAATTACGCCAACTGCTGCTTTGAGTAGTTTTCCGTATTCGCCTAAAGAATCGATGAAATTTTTAAGATTTATGTATACGCAGAAACCAGAATTTATTGGTAGTGCAGGTCCTTTTGATGCGACTTCTATTCATTATGATAATTGGTTTACGCCACGTTATTTGGCTATTGACCAAGGAACAATTGCTCCCATGATTGAAAATTATAGAACAGGTTTCCTTTGGAAGTTGTTTATGAACGCACCAGAAATCAAACAAGGGCTTAAAAAATTAGAATTCAAATCAGAGAAGTATAACATTAAATAA
- a CDS encoding glucoamylase family protein, translating to MKILATAILLCGSCSSETTSGTEPNPPTPTDTPQTYTDPEIIEMVQKDALKYFWDYAQSNSKLARERYHTDNPGQDAHVVSTGGSGFGLMTILVGIKNGYVTRTDAVSRLSTALNFLQNANRFHGAWAHWMDENTGNVIPFSTKDNGGDLVETAFLAQGLICVREYFKNSSDATELAISKKADDLWKGIEWNWYTQGQNVLYWHWSPNYNFEMNHQLRGFDETLITYVLAAASPNYAIEKTVYTEGWARSGAIKTSASQYGIPLIVNHNGANGTVGPMFWSNYSFLGLDPRGLRDDYVNYGDAVVNHSKIMYQYCVTNPKSWQGYNSKSWGLTASYSRNPQTGGDDYAAHQPNNDLGIISPTAAISDMPYTPTESMNFLRFLYNENYKKYIGVAGPYDAYSVHYNWVTPRYLAIDQGTIAPMVENHRSAFLWQLFMNAPDVKQGLLKLGFHSTQYGF from the coding sequence ATGAAAATTTTAGCAACTGCCATACTTTTGTGTGGCAGTTGTTCTTCTGAGACTACCTCTGGAACAGAGCCAAATCCACCTACACCTACAGACACTCCCCAAACCTACACAGACCCAGAAATTATAGAAATGGTTCAGAAAGATGCACTTAAATATTTTTGGGATTATGCACAATCTAATTCTAAATTAGCCAGAGAAAGATATCATACCGATAATCCTGGTCAAGATGCTCATGTAGTTTCTACTGGTGGTTCTGGTTTCGGGTTGATGACGATTTTAGTAGGGATTAAAAATGGTTATGTAACGAGAACCGATGCCGTTTCTAGATTATCGACCGCTCTTAATTTCTTACAAAACGCCAATCGTTTTCATGGTGCTTGGGCACATTGGATGGATGAAAATACAGGAAATGTTATTCCTTTCAGCACAAAAGATAATGGAGGAGATTTAGTAGAAACTGCTTTTCTAGCTCAAGGTTTAATCTGTGTAAGAGAATATTTTAAAAATTCGTCAGATGCTACAGAGTTAGCCATTTCAAAAAAAGCAGACGATTTATGGAAAGGAATCGAGTGGAATTGGTATACTCAAGGTCAAAACGTTTTGTATTGGCATTGGTCACCTAATTATAATTTTGAGATGAATCACCAATTGCGAGGTTTTGATGAAACTTTAATCACATATGTTTTAGCGGCAGCTTCACCTAATTATGCTATTGAAAAAACGGTTTACACCGAAGGTTGGGCAAGAAGTGGTGCTATAAAAACATCTGCCTCACAATACGGAATTCCTTTAATAGTAAATCATAACGGAGCAAACGGAACAGTTGGCCCTATGTTTTGGTCAAATTATTCTTTCTTAGGATTAGATCCTAGAGGTTTAAGAGATGACTATGTAAATTATGGAGATGCAGTGGTAAATCATTCCAAAATTATGTATCAGTACTGTGTTACCAATCCTAAAAGTTGGCAAGGATACAATTCTAAAAGTTGGGGTTTAACGGCAAGTTATTCTAGAAATCCCCAAACTGGAGGAGATGATTATGCAGCTCATCAACCGAATAACGACTTAGGAATAATTTCTCCTACAGCAGCTATTTCGGATATGCCTTATACGCCTACAGAAAGTATGAATTTTTTAAGATTTTTATACAATGAAAATTATAAAAAATACATCGGTGTTGCAGGGCCTTATGATGCATATTCTGTACATTACAATTGGGTAACTCCAAGATATTTAGCAATAGACCAAGGAACAATCGCGCCGATGGTAGAAAACCATCGTTCGGCATTTTTATGGCAGTTGTTTATGAATGCTCCAGATGTAAAACAAGGTTTACTGAAATTAGGTTTCCATTCTACTCAATATGGATTCTAA
- a CDS encoding carboxylesterase family protein, protein MKFILKITALLAFGFISQANAQEIKAEFKKEVKVEKNISYVFDYPQNAKGNVPLIVFLHGSGERGTNLEMVKAHSPFTYKNLMQEPVAILAPQCPENMWWDTQAVYFLIQEIVQKYKIDASRIYITGLSMGGWGTLKLAGEHPEMFAAVASVCAPTDRVMLANIHNYKDMNLKIYHGGMDDVVLPENATNFWMKVHPINPKAELIIFPNDNHNSWDSTYSNPEFYKWLLSQKKK, encoded by the coding sequence ATGAAATTCATTTTAAAAATCACGGCGTTACTTGCATTTGGCTTTATCAGTCAAGCAAATGCTCAAGAAATAAAAGCAGAATTCAAGAAAGAAGTGAAAGTAGAAAAAAATATTTCTTACGTTTTTGATTATCCTCAAAACGCTAAAGGAAATGTTCCGCTTATTGTTTTTTTACACGGTTCTGGTGAAAGAGGAACCAATTTAGAAATGGTAAAAGCGCACAGTCCGTTTACCTATAAAAATTTAATGCAGGAACCTGTGGCAATTCTTGCACCGCAATGTCCCGAAAATATGTGGTGGGATACACAAGCCGTGTATTTTTTGATTCAAGAAATCGTGCAGAAATATAAAATAGATGCGTCAAGAATTTATATCACAGGTTTATCTATGGGAGGTTGGGGAACGCTGAAATTGGCAGGAGAACATCCTGAAATGTTTGCAGCAGTAGCTTCTGTTTGTGCGCCTACAGACAGAGTGATGCTAGCCAATATCCACAATTATAAAGACATGAACCTGAAAATTTATCATGGCGGAATGGATGATGTGGTGTTGCCAGAAAACGCGACTAATTTTTGGATGAAAGTTCACCCGATTAATCCAAAAGCAGAACTCATTATCTTCCCGAATGATAATCACAATTCTTGGGATTCTACTTATTCTAACCCAGAATTTTACAAGTGGCTTCTCTCACAGAAAAAGAAATAA
- a CDS encoding discoidin domain-containing protein, with translation MRAFIIALFSVVFFSAQQKTYCNPINIDYGYTPIPNFATQGKHRATADPVIVNFKGKYFLFSTNQWGYWWSEDMLNWNFISRKFLKPENEFPNKEAGKVDHKLDVNHQVYDELCAPAVFEMNDELYVIGSTHGPNFAIWKSKNPTKDEWEIAVDNFKVGAWDPAFLYDKDLKKLFLYWGSSNEFPLLGTEINTQTLQSEGYVKPLMSLHPDDHGWERFGEYNDNTFLKPFMEGAWVTKHNNKYYLQYGAPGTEFSGYADGVYVSNNPLEGFSYQKHNPFSYKPGGFARGAGHGATYQDNFGQYWHVSTMVISQKNNFERRIGIWPAGFDQDDVMYSNTAYGDYPTYLPNKNADHIKGLFTGWMLLNYNKPVKVSSTLGSFQPNFAVDEDIKTYWSAKTGGANEYIQTDLGEKSLVKAIQINFADQDAEFLGKTLGKSHQYKIYASDDEKNWKLVVDKSNNTKDVPHDYIEIEKPFTTRYLKIQNIKMPTGKFAISGLRVFGNGSGEKPQKVENFVVLRNPKEKAGERRSSWLKWKQNNLADGYVIYFGKSPDKLYGSIMVYGKNDYYFTGMDAADTYYFQIEAFNNNGVSAKTEISKVD, from the coding sequence ATGAGAGCTTTTATCATCGCATTGTTTTCTGTTGTGTTCTTTTCGGCACAGCAGAAAACTTATTGTAATCCTATTAATATAGATTACGGATATACTCCCATTCCTAATTTTGCAACTCAAGGAAAACATAGAGCAACTGCAGACCCAGTAATTGTTAATTTTAAAGGAAAATACTTCCTTTTTAGTACCAATCAATGGGGATATTGGTGGAGTGAAGACATGTTAAATTGGAATTTTATTTCTAGAAAATTCTTAAAACCCGAAAACGAATTTCCAAACAAGGAAGCTGGTAAAGTAGATCATAAATTAGATGTTAATCATCAAGTTTATGATGAATTATGTGCTCCTGCAGTTTTCGAAATGAATGATGAATTGTACGTAATAGGTTCTACACACGGACCGAATTTTGCTATTTGGAAATCTAAAAATCCTACAAAAGATGAATGGGAAATTGCTGTAGATAATTTTAAAGTGGGAGCATGGGATCCTGCCTTTTTGTATGATAAAGATTTGAAAAAACTCTTCCTTTATTGGGGGTCTAGCAATGAATTTCCACTTCTAGGAACTGAGATTAATACACAAACATTGCAGTCCGAAGGTTACGTAAAACCATTGATGTCTTTGCATCCAGATGATCACGGTTGGGAAAGATTTGGAGAATATAATGACAATACCTTTCTCAAACCATTTATGGAAGGAGCATGGGTAACTAAGCATAATAATAAGTATTATCTGCAATATGGCGCTCCTGGAACTGAGTTTAGCGGTTATGCAGATGGAGTTTATGTCAGCAATAATCCGTTGGAAGGATTTTCTTATCAAAAACACAATCCTTTCTCATATAAACCGGGTGGTTTTGCAAGAGGAGCCGGACATGGTGCTACTTATCAAGATAATTTCGGGCAATATTGGCATGTTTCTACCATGGTCATTAGCCAAAAAAATAATTTTGAAAGAAGAATAGGAATTTGGCCAGCTGGTTTTGATCAAGATGATGTGATGTACAGTAACACAGCTTACGGAGATTATCCTACTTATCTCCCAAATAAAAATGCAGACCATATCAAAGGTTTGTTTACAGGTTGGATGCTACTGAACTACAATAAGCCCGTTAAAGTTTCTTCTACTTTAGGAAGTTTCCAACCCAATTTTGCAGTTGATGAAGATATTAAAACGTATTGGAGTGCTAAAACTGGCGGAGCTAATGAATATATACAAACCGATTTAGGTGAAAAATCTTTAGTGAAGGCTATTCAAATTAATTTTGCTGACCAAGATGCTGAGTTTTTAGGCAAAACTTTAGGAAAATCGCATCAATATAAAATCTACGCTTCTGATGACGAAAAAAATTGGAAATTAGTGGTAGACAAGTCAAATAACACCAAAGATGTACCTCACGATTATATAGAAATAGAAAAACCATTTACCACAAGATATCTTAAAATTCAAAATATTAAAATGCCGACTGGCAAATTTGCCATCAGTGGATTGAGAGTTTTCGGAAACGGAAGTGGTGAAAAGCCTCAAAAAGTAGAAAATTTTGTGGTTCTGAGAAATCCAAAAGAAAAAGCAGGGGAGAGAAGAAGTTCATGGCTAAAATGGAAGCAAAATAACTTAGCAGATGGTTATGTAATTTATTTTGGGAAGTCTCCAGACAAGTTGTACGGAAGCATCATGGTTTATGGTAAAAATGACTACTATTTTACAGGGATGGATGCTGCAGATACTTATTATTTTCAGATTGAAGCCTTCAATAATAATGGAGTTTCTGCAAAAACAGAAATTTCAAAAGTTGACTAA
- a CDS encoding RagB/SusD family nutrient uptake outer membrane protein, with translation MKINIIKNLLLGGVLLISASSLQSCNDDWLDLKPEGRPVGDEVPLGGFEASAFGLYASLRTEGGVSDFTYVWTHCIRADDNEKGSTASDAATDGNVFNNFGYVATNGHIKNNWNGHYKIIYDANELINTAVASGDTSNGTMVNIAEAKAIRAFCYFELRRDYGEVPINLKTIDVPADEVAPKSTVAQVDAQIIKDLTEAAEVLPTQWPSSYLGRATKGMANALLAKLYLYQGNWAKALELSETVINSGVYQLNASYDNEFTKAGNNSKESVFEIQKTYDYPTKYTNNFYECQGVRGSGTWDLGWGFNVPSVELVAAYENGDLRKKTTILTSGGPDIYSSAGYTLPSVPTVAQQYWNGKAYTYPAERIQYAQNKNHWENIKIIRYADVVLMAAEAANELGQSGKAANYVNMIRNRAGLTNTTAADQVTLRTAIKQERRIEFAMEFERFYDLVRWGDAPAVLGAKGYTDKNKYFPIPQEAIDKSQGVLVQNPNY, from the coding sequence ATGAAAATAAATATAATTAAGAATCTACTTTTAGGTGGAGTTTTATTGATAAGTGCTAGCTCACTTCAAAGTTGTAATGATGATTGGTTAGATTTAAAACCAGAAGGAAGACCAGTAGGAGACGAAGTTCCTTTAGGTGGTTTTGAAGCAAGTGCTTTCGGTTTATATGCGAGTCTAAGAACAGAAGGTGGTGTAAGTGATTTTACTTACGTTTGGACACACTGTATCAGAGCAGATGACAATGAAAAAGGAAGTACAGCATCAGATGCTGCTACAGATGGTAATGTTTTTAATAATTTCGGTTATGTAGCAACTAATGGACACATTAAAAATAATTGGAATGGTCATTATAAAATTATTTATGATGCTAATGAATTAATCAATACAGCAGTAGCTTCTGGAGATACATCAAACGGAACGATGGTAAATATTGCAGAAGCAAAAGCAATTAGAGCATTTTGTTACTTTGAGTTAAGAAGAGATTATGGAGAAGTTCCAATCAATCTTAAAACGATAGACGTTCCTGCAGATGAGGTAGCGCCTAAAAGCACAGTGGCACAAGTAGACGCTCAAATCATAAAAGATTTAACAGAAGCTGCAGAAGTTTTACCAACTCAATGGCCAAGTTCTTACCTAGGTAGAGCAACTAAAGGAATGGCAAATGCACTATTAGCAAAACTTTACCTTTACCAAGGAAATTGGGCTAAAGCGCTTGAATTATCAGAAACAGTAATCAACTCTGGAGTATATCAATTAAATGCTTCTTATGATAATGAGTTTACAAAAGCAGGGAATAACTCTAAAGAATCTGTTTTTGAAATCCAAAAAACTTATGATTATCCAACTAAGTACACCAATAATTTCTACGAATGTCAAGGAGTTAGAGGTTCTGGAACTTGGGATTTAGGTTGGGGCTTTAATGTACCATCTGTAGAATTGGTAGCAGCTTATGAAAATGGAGATTTACGTAAGAAAACTACAATTTTAACTTCAGGAGGTCCAGATATTTATAGCAGTGCAGGATATACATTACCTAGTGTACCTACTGTAGCTCAACAGTATTGGAATGGAAAAGCTTATACTTATCCAGCAGAAAGAATTCAATATGCACAAAACAAAAACCACTGGGAAAATATCAAAATTATACGTTATGCAGATGTAGTTTTAATGGCTGCTGAAGCTGCTAATGAATTAGGACAGTCTGGTAAAGCGGCTAATTATGTAAATATGATCAGAAACAGAGCAGGACTTACAAATACTACTGCAGCAGATCAAGTTACACTAAGAACGGCTATTAAACAAGAACGTAGAATAGAATTCGCAATGGAATTCGAAAGATTCTACGACTTAGTAAGATGGGGAGATGCACCTGCAGTTTTAGGAGCAAAAGGATATACAGATAAAAACAAGTATTTCCCAATTCCTCAAGAAGCTATTGACAAATCTCAAGGAGTTTTAGTTCAAAATCCTAATTATTAA
- a CDS encoding SusC/RagA family TonB-linked outer membrane protein — protein MIAAIYLFAGYQELSAQTKDSLKEKQIEEVVMIGYGTAKKRDLTGSIAKVGGDVVADKPNANPINALQGQVAGLSVVNSGQPGSQADVRIRGTVTINQTQPVYIVDGVFANNIDFLNPSDIESMEVLKDPSSLAIFGNRGANGAIIVTTKRAKSGKTTINLSSSIGVKSLDNRPDLVGAEGFKTLYNEDLANQGLPAYNLFNLFNADTNWIDTIKKEGGIINQNNLTISNGTDKNKVSFSFGYQTEDGSIKYEKFDRLTMKFNDDVKISDKVRAGFGITGSYSKLPQLRSFSSALNATPVVAPINLTPGDYFGLYNSLPQQIGAAQIGNPLAVVEGMRNTQYNKDFQFNPNAYFEFDFLKNFTFRSNYFVTYRNGTGRGYTPVFDVYVAESNSSTPYSGNLLTGINQFENRDVTFQQNQLLTYKNKFGAHDLTLMAGFETINREYSSMSGSAKGSLSNPLGQIPNNPRFWYLHSDFVDSTTKVVNTSAYKQRQASYFGRMLYSFNNKYMLNASVRNDGSSQLAPGNRFDWFWSVGGAWEISKENFMSEVQFINYLKIKGSYGDLGNQYTPYSYFGYPIYVEGGTGVFNGNLYPAFVKAYEEATDLKWEHLKSYEFGFESMMIGRKLSFDATYYNKKTEGLLNYVIGNPNYFMNAGSIEAKGFEFVLGWKDRISQDFTYSINGNLTTTETKVLNTLEDGYKVFYGPAIYKEGLPVGAFYGYIVDGLYQSYADILGSPASTIGDVAPGDFKYRDVNGDGKITPDDRTIIGDPTPDFTYGFSVGADYKGFFLNADFYGVYGNEIFRNWGNGNSFAPFNYREERLDRWTGAGTSNWEPRSYTASAYNRENSTYMIEDGSFFRIRNVQLGYNFNKGLIEGLGIQALKVYFNVQNLKTWDNVNGFTPEFGGSATEFGVNNSGYPNPRITSFGINVTF, from the coding sequence ATGATAGCTGCAATTTATTTATTTGCAGGATATCAGGAATTAAGCGCTCAAACAAAAGATTCGCTTAAAGAAAAACAAATAGAAGAGGTAGTGATGATTGGGTATGGAACGGCTAAGAAAAGAGATCTTACCGGTTCTATAGCTAAAGTTGGAGGAGATGTAGTTGCAGATAAACCAAATGCTAACCCAATAAACGCTTTACAAGGTCAAGTTGCGGGTTTATCTGTAGTAAATTCTGGTCAGCCTGGTTCCCAAGCTGATGTTAGAATTAGAGGGACCGTTACAATTAACCAGACTCAGCCTGTGTATATTGTAGATGGAGTTTTTGCCAATAATATTGACTTTTTGAACCCATCAGATATAGAATCTATGGAAGTTCTAAAAGATCCATCATCTCTAGCAATTTTTGGTAATAGAGGTGCTAATGGTGCAATTATTGTGACTACTAAGAGAGCAAAATCAGGAAAAACAACTATTAACCTTAGTTCTTCAATTGGGGTTAAATCTCTAGATAATAGACCTGATTTGGTAGGTGCAGAAGGCTTTAAAACACTTTATAATGAAGATTTAGCTAATCAAGGTCTTCCTGCATATAATTTATTTAATTTATTTAATGCAGATACCAATTGGATTGATACCATTAAAAAAGAGGGTGGAATTATTAACCAAAATAATTTAACTATTTCTAATGGTACTGATAAAAATAAAGTAAGTTTCTCTTTTGGTTATCAAACAGAAGATGGTTCTATTAAATATGAAAAATTTGATAGATTAACCATGAAATTTAATGATGACGTAAAAATTTCAGACAAAGTAAGAGCAGGTTTTGGAATTACAGGATCTTATTCTAAATTACCACAATTGAGAAGTTTTAGCTCAGCGCTTAATGCTACTCCTGTAGTTGCTCCTATAAACTTAACACCTGGAGATTATTTCGGTTTATATAATTCACTTCCTCAGCAAATAGGTGCAGCACAAATAGGAAACCCTTTAGCTGTAGTAGAAGGAATGAGAAATACTCAGTATAATAAAGATTTTCAATTTAACCCGAATGCATATTTTGAATTTGATTTCTTGAAAAACTTTACTTTCCGTTCTAACTATTTTGTAACATATCGTAATGGAACCGGAAGAGGTTATACACCAGTTTTTGATGTTTATGTAGCAGAATCTAATTCTTCTACTCCTTATTCTGGTAATTTACTTACTGGTATTAATCAATTTGAAAATAGAGACGTTACGTTCCAACAAAACCAGTTATTAACTTATAAAAATAAATTTGGGGCACATGATTTAACTTTGATGGCAGGTTTCGAGACTATTAATAGAGAATACTCTAGTATGTCTGGTAGCGCTAAAGGAAGTTTATCTAATCCTCTAGGTCAAATTCCTAATAACCCAAGATTTTGGTATCTGCATTCAGATTTTGTAGATTCTACAACTAAAGTAGTTAATACCAGTGCATACAAACAGAGACAAGCATCTTATTTTGGTAGAATGCTTTATAGCTTTAATAATAAATATATGCTTAATGCTTCTGTGCGTAATGATGGTTCATCTCAGTTAGCTCCAGGAAATAGATTTGACTGGTTCTGGTCTGTAGGTGGTGCTTGGGAAATTTCTAAGGAAAACTTCATGAGTGAGGTACAATTTATCAATTATTTAAAAATTAAAGGTTCTTATGGTGATTTAGGAAACCAATACACTCCATATAGCTATTTTGGATATCCAATATATGTAGAAGGTGGAACAGGTGTATTTAACGGGAATCTATATCCAGCATTCGTAAAAGCATACGAAGAAGCTACTGATTTAAAATGGGAACATTTAAAATCTTATGAATTTGGTTTTGAATCAATGATGATTGGCAGAAAACTATCTTTTGATGCTACTTATTATAATAAAAAAACAGAAGGCTTACTAAACTATGTGATTGGAAACCCTAATTACTTTATGAATGCCGGTTCTATTGAGGCAAAAGGTTTTGAATTTGTTTTAGGATGGAAAGATAGAATTTCACAAGATTTCACGTATTCCATTAATGGTAACTTAACCACTACTGAAACCAAAGTTCTTAATACATTAGAAGATGGTTATAAAGTATTTTATGGTCCAGCTATTTATAAAGAAGGCTTACCAGTAGGTGCTTTCTATGGTTATATTGTAGACGGATTATATCAATCTTATGCAGATATTCTTGGCTCACCAGCTTCTACAATTGGAGATGTTGCGCCTGGAGATTTTAAATACAGAGATGTAAATGGTGATGGTAAAATCACACCAGATGATAGAACTATTATTGGTGATCCAACTCCAGATTTCACTTACGGATTTAGTGTAGGTGCAGATTACAAAGGATTCTTCCTTAATGCAGATTTCTACGGAGTATACGGAAACGAAATTTTTAGAAATTGGGGTAATGGTAATTCATTTGCGCCATTTAACTATCGTGAAGAAAGATTAGACAGATGGACTGGTGCAGGAACCTCTAATTGGGAGCCAAGAAGTTACACCGCATCTGCTTATAACAGAGAAAACTCTACTTATATGATTGAGGATGGTAGCTTCTTCAGAATCAGAAATGTACAGTTAGGTTATAATTTCAATAAAGGTTTAATCGAAGGTTTAGGAATTCAAGCATTAAAAGTTTATTTCAATGTTCAGAATCTTAAAACTTGGGATAATGTGAATGGCTTTACTCCAGAATTTGGTGGTTCAGCTACAGAATTTGGTGTAAATAACAGTGGATATCCAAATCCTAGAATTACAAGTTTCGGTATTAATGTTACATTCTAA
- a CDS encoding LamG domain-containing protein, with the protein MKNKIFKIFGALSISFLMFSCQNLDRPELGDYPKDANQPGGPLKFYVAFDGTTSNPLMNAVDSIRAKFPSDNPLASIDGAKGKAAQGANYKYIKYSSANDFAKEAKSFSLSVWVKKGDLKTDHIFSMPAASSYHWSAASMFLLTEGSVAQPVVKFFVKDKTSEKWFEWTGANAVTGLYDNNWHHLAFVYDAGTSKMTLYKDGVAHANAPEWTGHGNVVLEPTKITGLKIGAGPQEFTAQQVSQGADDWLKNSWNGGIDQFRLYATALTAAEVNTLYTKKK; encoded by the coding sequence ATGAAAAATAAAATATTCAAAATTTTTGGTGCTCTTTCTATTTCATTTTTGATGTTTTCTTGTCAAAATTTAGATAGACCAGAATTAGGAGATTATCCTAAAGATGCCAATCAACCAGGTGGACCGTTAAAATTTTATGTTGCTTTTGATGGTACTACTAGTAATCCATTAATGAATGCAGTAGACAGTATTAGAGCAAAATTCCCATCTGATAATCCATTAGCTTCAATTGATGGAGCAAAAGGAAAAGCAGCACAAGGTGCAAATTATAAGTATATCAAATATAGCAGTGCAAATGATTTTGCTAAAGAAGCAAAAAGTTTTTCACTATCTGTTTGGGTAAAAAAAGGAGATTTAAAAACAGATCATATTTTCAGTATGCCTGCTGCTTCTTCTTATCACTGGTCTGCAGCATCTATGTTTTTACTTACAGAAGGTTCAGTTGCACAGCCTGTAGTAAAGTTCTTTGTAAAAGATAAAACCAGTGAAAAATGGTTTGAATGGACAGGAGCTAATGCAGTTACAGGTCTGTATGATAATAACTGGCACCACTTAGCATTTGTTTATGATGCAGGTACTTCTAAAATGACGCTTTACAAAGATGGAGTAGCACATGCAAATGCACCAGAGTGGACAGGTCATGGAAATGTAGTTTTAGAGCCTACTAAAATTACAGGATTAAAAATTGGAGCAGGACCACAAGAATTTACTGCACAACAAGTAAGTCAAGGAGCAGATGATTGGTTGAAAAATTCATGGAATGGAGGTATTGACCAATTTAGACTGTATGCTACTGCACTTACTGCTGCCGAAGTAAATACTTTATACACTAAGAAAAAATAA